In Nocardioides sp. W7, the genomic stretch ACCCCGAGGACTACACCAACCGCGGCCGGATCATCACGCCGCTCAAGGACCGCTTCGGCGCCGAGATCCGCACCCACTACCCGCTCGAGCTCGAGGACGAGGTCGCGGTGATCCGCCAGGAGGCCGACCTGGTCGCCGAGGTCCCGGACTTCCTGGTCGAGGTCCTGGCCCGGTTCACCCGCAACCTGCGCGAGTCGAGCTCGGTCGACCAGCGCAGCGGCGTCTCGGCGCGGTTCGCGATCGCCGGCGCCGAGACCATCGCCGCCGCGGCCATCCACCGCGCCAGCGTCTGCCACGAGGACGTGGCGGTGGCCCGGGTCGTCGACCTGGAGACCGCGGTCGACGTCCTCGGCGGCAAGATCGAGTTCGAGTCCGGCGAGGAGGGCCGCGAGACCGAGATTCTCACCCACCTGCTCCGCACGGCGACGGCAGAGACCGTGCGCCAGCACTTCCGCGGCATCGACTTCGCGCTGCTGGTCGACGCGCTCGAGTCCGGCCAGATGGTCTCGACCGGCGAGCGGGTCACGGCCCGCGACTTCCTCACCGGGCTGCCCGTGCTCGGGGAGTCGGAGCTGTACGACGAGGTCTGCGACCGGCTCGGCGCCACCAACGACGGCGAGCGCGCGGCCGCGATCGAGCTCGCGCTGGAGGGGCTCTACCTCGCCCGCAAGATCGGCAAGGACTCCGCCGGCACGGAGACCGTCTATGGCTGACCGATTCCGTCGATCGAGCTTGTCGAGATCCCGCTTCAAGCGCTACGAGGGCGGTGACCCGCTCGCGCCGCCGGTCGACCTCGCCGAGGCCCTGGACGCCATCGGCGAGGACGTGATGGCCGGCTACAGCCCGGAGCGGGCGATGCGGGAGTTCTTGCGCCGGGGCGGCCGCGACCAGGCCGGCCTCGACGAGCTGGCCCGCCGGGTGGCCGAGAAGCGCCGGGAGCTGCTCCAGCGGCACAACCTCGACGGCACCCTCCAGGAGGTCAAGGAGCTGCTGGAGCGCGCCGTGCTGGAGGAGCGCAAGCAGCTGGCGCGCGACGCGATGATGGACGACGCCGACCGCGCCTTCCGCGAGATGCAGCTGGAGGGACTGCCGCCGAGCCCCGCGGCGGCGGTGAGCGAGCTGTCGTCGTACGACTGGCAGAGCCGGCAGGCCCGCGAGGACTACGAGAAGATCAAGGACCTCCTCGGCCGGGAGCTGCTCGACCAGCGGTTCGCGGGCATGAAGAGCGCGCTCGAGAACGCCACCGACGAGGACCGAGCGGCGATCAATGAGATGCTCGGCGACCTCAACGAGCTGCTGGAGAAGCGGCAGCAGGGGATCGACACCCCCGAGGACTTCGCGTCCTTCATGGACAAGCACGGCGACTTCTTCCCCGAGAACCCGCAGAACCTCGACGAGCTCCTCGACGCCATGGCCCAGCGCGCGGCTGCCGCCCAGCGGATGCTGAACTCGATGACGCCCGAGCAGCGCCAGGAGCTGATGGAGCTCTCGGCGCAGGCCTTCGGCTCGCCGCAGCTGATGGAGGGACTGTCGCGGCTCGACGGCAACCTGCAGTCACTGCGCCCCGGCGAGGACTGGGGCGGCTCGGAGCGGATGGACGGCGATCAGGGGCTGGGCCTCGGCGACGGCACCGGCGTCTTCCAGGACCTGGCCGACCTCGACGAGCTGTCCGAGCAGCTCTCCCAGTCGTACGGCGGCGCGCGGATGGACGACCTCGACCTCGACAAGCTGTCCCGCCAGCTGGGCGACCAGGCGGCCGTCGACGCGAAGACGCTGCAGCAGCTGGAGAAGGCGCTGCGCGAGCAGGGCACGATGCGCCGCGACTCCACCGGCCAGCTGCAGCTGACCCCGAAGGCGATGCGTCAGCTCGGCAAGGCCCTGCTGAAGGACGTCGCCGACAAGATGTCGGGCCGGCAGGGTCAGCGCGACCTGCGCCGGGCCGGCGCCGCGGGCGACCTGTCGGGGTCGACCCGCGAGTGGGCGTTCGGCGACACCGAGCCGTGGGACATCCCGCGCACCGTCCTCAACGGCACCCTCCGCCGGGCCGGTTCTCCCGGGGGTCCGCTGATGGAGATCGGCGACGTCGAGGTGCAGGAGACCGAGGCCCGCACCCAGGCCGCCGTCGCGCTGCTCGTCGACACGTCGTTCTCGATGGCCATGGACGGTCGCTGGGTGCCGATGAAGCGCACCGCGCTGGCGCTGCACACGCTGATCAAGTCCCGCTTCCGCGGCGACCACCTGCAGCTGATCGGCTTCGGCCGGCACGCCGAGGTGATGGACATCGAGCAGCTCACCGCGCTCGACGCGATGTGGGAGAAGGGCACCAACCTGCACCACGGGCTGCTGCTCGCCAACCGGCACTTCCGCAAGCACCCCAACGCCCAGCCGGTGCTGCTGGTCGTCACCGACGGGGAGCCGACCTCGCACCTGGAGGCCGACGGCGAGGTGTTCTTCAGCTACCCGCCGCACCCGCTCACCATCGCGCACGCCGTGCGCGAGCTCGACAACTCGCGCCGGCTGGGCGCCCAGACGACGTTCTTCCGGCTCGGCGAGGACCCGGGCCTGGCCCGCTTCGTCGACTCGATGGCGCAGCGGGTCGAGGGCCGGGTCGTCGCGCCCGAGCTCGACGACCTCGGCGCGGCCGTCGTCGGCTCCTACCTCGGCTCGCGCGAGCAGGGCTCGGGTCCCGCCGGGTCGGCGTACGGCGACTGGTTCGGCGGGCGCGGGTTCTGGGTGGGGGACTGAGTCGGGATGGGGCCGGTGCGCGAATTCACCGGTTAACCGGTGAATTCGGACGTTCTGCGCCGAAATTTCCCCCCAGAACGTCCGGCTTTGCCCGAGCCGTGTGACCTGAGTGACTGCTGATGCGCCCCCGCCGATGCACGCAGAACTACGCCGAGCCACCGACCGCCGAGCCACCGACCGCCGAGCCACCGACGGCCACGCCGTGCAGGACCCCGGCGAGCTCCTCGACGCCGTCCACGATCCGCGGACCGGGGCGGGCCCAGCAGCCGTCGGCGTCCACGGCGTGCACGGGTACGCCGGGTAGCAGGCCGGCAGCCACCAGCTCGTCGGCCTGGACCTGCGCGCCGGCCCGGTCGTAGCCGCACGGGGCGACCACGACCAGGTCGGGGCGGGCGTCGTGCACGGCCGACCAGTCGACGCGGACGGACTTCGCCCCGGCCGTGCCGAGCACCGGCTCGCCGCCGGCGAGCTGCACCATCTCGGGGATCCAGTGCCCGGGGGCGTACGGCGGGTGGGTCCACTCCAGCACCACCACCCGCGGCCGGGGCCGGCCGTCGACCCGGGCGGCGACCGCGTCCAGCCGCGCGCACATCGAGGCCACGAGCGCGTCGGCGGGTCCGGTCCGGCCGATCGCGGCTCCCAGCGAGATGATCGAGGCGAGCACCTCGTCGACGGTGTGCGGGTCGTAGGTCAGCACGGAGGCGTTGCAGCCGAGGCGCTCGAGCGCGTCGTCGACCGCCGAGACCTCGACCGCGCAGACCGCACAGAGGTCCTGGGTGACCACGTGGGTCGGGTCGAGGTCGCGGAGCGCGCCGTCGGCGAGGTGGTACAGGTCCTCGCCGGTGGCCAGTGCGGCGCCGACGTACTCGTCGATCTCGGCGGGGGAGAGGCCCGCCGGGATGGTGGAGGTCGACACGATCTGCCGCTGCCGCGCCTCGGCGGGGGTGTCGCACTCGAAGGTCACGCCGACGACGTCCTCACCCGCGCCGAGCGCGAAGAGGATCTCGGTGGTGGACGGCAGCAGGGACACGATCCGCACGGGACGACGGTACCCATCTCCGGACGCGCCACGACCCCCGGAGCAGGTGAGCTCCGGGGGTCGTGATCGAGCGAGGAGTCAGCTGGCGGTCTTCAGGACCAGCGCGGTGAGCTTGATCGCCTTCTTGGTGTTGGGCGCCTTGCCGTCCAGCGACATCGCACCGGCGGAGACGATGTACTTGCCGTCCCGGACCAGGAGCGAGTGGCTGACCGACTTCTGTCCCGCGATGGACGCGGTGATCGTGTAGCCCCAGCGCTCGTCGCCGAGGCGGAACTTGATCTTCTTCATCTTGACCTTCACGTTCCCGCCGGTCGTGGGGTCCTTGACCGGGCACTTGGCGCCCTTCGAGGTGCCGTGCAGGTACTTGATCGCGTCCTTGGCGTTGCGGAACTTCATCGCCGAGACGTAGGTCATCGGCTTGGCCGCGGTGGCGGCGTAGTCCGCCGGGTCGGCCGAGACGTACGACGTGAAGGTGGCCTTCGCGCCCTTGATGACCTTGCCCGGCTTGTTGCACTTCTTGCCGGGCCAGTTGAGCTTCGAGCTGGTCGGCTCGGACGTGCCGCCCGCGAGGTGCGGGTAGATCTTCGCGACCTTCGCGACGGACGGGACAGCCGGGCCCTTGGCGGCCGCGTTGGCGGGGGCGCTGAGGGCGGAGACGGTGAGGACGGGTACGGCGAGCGCGACGAGCGCGCGGGTCAGCCGACGAGAAGACATGGTGGTGCTCCGGTTTCCGAGTGGTGGGGATAGTTGGAACAGACCGTAACCGCAGGCCGGTCCGGTTCGCTCGGACATTCCCGGACCGGGCCGTACCAAGTCGGATCGCGGGCAACCTCGGGCCCGGTTCGGGCGTACGACGCCACTCGCGGACAATCGGTCGGGTGGACGACCCGACCCTGACCGTGCTCGCCCTGCTCGGGCTGGCGGCGGTGACGGCGGGGTTCGTGGACGCCGTGGTCGGAGGTGGCGGGCTGATCCAGCTGCCGGCGCTGCTGATCGGGCTGCCGCACGCCAGCCCGGTGCAGGTCCTGGCCACCAACAAGCTCGCCAGCATCTGCGGTACGACGGTGAGCTCGGCGACGTACTACCGGCGCGTCCGCCCCGACCCGCGCACCTTCCTCCCGATGATGCTGCTCGCGCTGGTCGGCTCGTTCGGGGGTGCGCTGGTCGCGAGCCGGATCCCGCGGTCGGCGTTCGAGCCGATCGTGCTCGTCGTGCTGGTCGTGGTCGGCGTCTACGTCCTGCTCAAGCCGAGGCTCGGCGAGGCGACCGCGCTGCGGTTCTCGGGCCATCGCCACCTGCTCGCGGCGATGGTCGTCGGCGTGGCGATCGGGTTCTACGACGGCGCGCTCGGCCCGGGCACCGGCAGCTTCTTCGTCTTCGCCCTGGTCGGCCTGCTCGGCTACGGCTTCCTCGAGGCCTCCGCCAAGGCCCGACTCGCCAACTGGGCGACCAACCTGGGCGCGCTGCTGCTCTTCGTCCCGCAGGGTGCGGTGCTGTGGAAGACCGGTCTGGTCCTCGGCCTCTGCAACCTCGTGGGCGGGTACGTCGGCGCCCGGGTCGCCGTCTCGCGCGGCGCCCGGTTCGTGCGGGTGTTCTTCATCGTGGTCGTCTCCGCGTTCGTCGTCCGGATCGGCGGCGACGTGCTGGGGATCTGGTGAGCTCCTACCTCACGCTCGCACGCGACGCCGAGGCCGAGATCGAGGTCAAGCGATCGCGGTTCCTCGCGACGCTGGTGCGGGTCGAGGACGAGCCCGCGGCCCGCGCCGTCGTGGAGCGGCTCCGCTCCCAGCACTGGGACGCGCGGCACCACTGCACGGCCTTCAGGATCCGGCAGAGCGTCCCGGGTCCGATGCCGATGCCCGTCGAGCGCTCCAGCGACGACGGCGAGCCGGCCGGCACCGCCGGCGCGCCCATGCTGGAGGTGCTCCGCGGTGCCGGGGTCAGCGACACGGTCGCGGTCGTCACCCGCTGGTTCGGCGGCACCCTCCTCGGCGTCGGCGGGCTGGTCCGGGCGTACGGCGACGCGGTCCGCGCCGGCCTCGCCGCCGCCGGCACGCTGCGCCGCTCGCTCGTGCGCGAGCACCTGCTGGAGGTCGACCACGCCGACGCCGGCCGGGTCGAGACCGAGCTCCGCACCCGCGGCGTCGGCGTCCTCGGCACGTCGTACGACGTCCGCGCGACGCTGCTGCTCGGCGTACCTCCCGAGCGCGAGGAGCGCCTGCACGCGCTGGTCGCCGAGCTGACCTCGGGCCGCGGCGAGCTCGTGCCGGTCGGTGAGCGGTGGGTGGACGACACCCCGCCCTAAGGACCTCGGCGGACCGGGGCGGCGCGGGGAGCGGTGAGTGGTCCACCGTTGCTGGGCGGTCGGAGGTGGACCACTCACCGGCGACTCGCGTGTCGGGCTCGACTCGCCGAGCCGGCGGTGCGACAACCACCGTCTGCGATCGAAAAGTGGTGGACGGCTCACCGCCGGGCCCAGTTAGCCTTCCGCCATGTCCGGACCCGTCCCCACCTGGGTGACCGCCTTCCTCGACCTCGCACCCGAGGACCACGGGCGCGCCGTCGAGCACTGGCGCGGTGTCACCGGCCACGGGCTGTCGACGCCCCGCGGCGACCACGGCGAGTTCGCGTCGTTCCTCCCGCCCGACGGCGACGTCCACTTCAAGGTCCAGCGCCTCGCGGCCGGGCCGTCGAAGGTCCACCTCGACCTGCACGTGCCCGAGCTGGCGCCCGCGGTCGAGGACGCGGTCCGGCTCGGGGCGACGGTCGTGGCCACGCGCGAGTACGCCGCGCTGTCGTCGCCGGGCGGCTTCGTGTTCTGCCTCGTCACCGAGCGGAGCGCGGTCCTGGCCGAGCCGGCCACCTGGCCGGGTGGACACCGGTCCTCGGTCGACCAGGTCTGCCTCGACGTCCCGCCCGCCCGGTGGGACGCCGAGGTCGCGTTCTGGCGGGACCTGACCGGGTGGGAGACGCGGAGCGGTGGCGCCGAGTTCGTGAGCCTGGTGCGCCCGCCCGGGATGGCGGTGCGGATCCTGCTCCAGCGCCTCGACGACCCGCAGCCGAGCGTGACCGGCC encodes the following:
- a CDS encoding YigZ family protein, with translation MSSYLTLARDAEAEIEVKRSRFLATLVRVEDEPAARAVVERLRSQHWDARHHCTAFRIRQSVPGPMPMPVERSSDDGEPAGTAGAPMLEVLRGAGVSDTVAVVTRWFGGTLLGVGGLVRAYGDAVRAGLAAAGTLRRSLVREHLLEVDHADAGRVETELRTRGVGVLGTSYDVRATLLLGVPPEREERLHALVAELTSGRGELVPVGERWVDDTPP
- a CDS encoding TSUP family transporter, producing the protein MDDPTLTVLALLGLAAVTAGFVDAVVGGGGLIQLPALLIGLPHASPVQVLATNKLASICGTTVSSATYYRRVRPDPRTFLPMMLLALVGSFGGALVASRIPRSAFEPIVLVVLVVVGVYVLLKPRLGEATALRFSGHRHLLAAMVVGVAIGFYDGALGPGTGSFFVFALVGLLGYGFLEASAKARLANWATNLGALLLFVPQGAVLWKTGLVLGLCNLVGGYVGARVAVSRGARFVRVFFIVVVSAFVVRIGGDVLGIW
- a CDS encoding VWA domain-containing protein; translated protein: MADRFRRSSLSRSRFKRYEGGDPLAPPVDLAEALDAIGEDVMAGYSPERAMREFLRRGGRDQAGLDELARRVAEKRRELLQRHNLDGTLQEVKELLERAVLEERKQLARDAMMDDADRAFREMQLEGLPPSPAAAVSELSSYDWQSRQAREDYEKIKDLLGRELLDQRFAGMKSALENATDEDRAAINEMLGDLNELLEKRQQGIDTPEDFASFMDKHGDFFPENPQNLDELLDAMAQRAAAAQRMLNSMTPEQRQELMELSAQAFGSPQLMEGLSRLDGNLQSLRPGEDWGGSERMDGDQGLGLGDGTGVFQDLADLDELSEQLSQSYGGARMDDLDLDKLSRQLGDQAAVDAKTLQQLEKALREQGTMRRDSTGQLQLTPKAMRQLGKALLKDVADKMSGRQGQRDLRRAGAAGDLSGSTREWAFGDTEPWDIPRTVLNGTLRRAGSPGGPLMEIGDVEVQETEARTQAAVALLVDTSFSMAMDGRWVPMKRTALALHTLIKSRFRGDHLQLIGFGRHAEVMDIEQLTALDAMWEKGTNLHHGLLLANRHFRKHPNAQPVLLVVTDGEPTSHLEADGEVFFSYPPHPLTIAHAVRELDNSRRLGAQTTFFRLGEDPGLARFVDSMAQRVEGRVVAPELDDLGAAVVGSYLGSREQGSGPAGSAYGDWFGGRGFWVGD
- a CDS encoding cobalamin-binding protein yields the protein MRIVSLLPSTTEILFALGAGEDVVGVTFECDTPAEARQRQIVSTSTIPAGLSPAEIDEYVGAALATGEDLYHLADGALRDLDPTHVVTQDLCAVCAVEVSAVDDALERLGCNASVLTYDPHTVDEVLASIISLGAAIGRTGPADALVASMCARLDAVAARVDGRPRPRVVVLEWTHPPYAPGHWIPEMVQLAGGEPVLGTAGAKSVRVDWSAVHDARPDLVVVAPCGYDRAGAQVQADELVAAGLLPGVPVHAVDADGCWARPGPRIVDGVEELAGVLHGVAVGGSAVGGSAVGGSA
- a CDS encoding VOC family protein; this encodes MSGPVPTWVTAFLDLAPEDHGRAVEHWRGVTGHGLSTPRGDHGEFASFLPPDGDVHFKVQRLAAGPSKVHLDLHVPELAPAVEDAVRLGATVVATREYAALSSPGGFVFCLVTERSAVLAEPATWPGGHRSSVDQVCLDVPPARWDAEVAFWRDLTGWETRSGGAEFVSLVRPPGMAVRILLQRLDDPQPSVTGHLDLASTDRAAETQRHVELGAEVLSVHDRWTVLRPTAGPPYCITDRDPSRVTG
- a CDS encoding sigma 54-interacting transcriptional regulator; the encoded protein is MTSAPTISTVGDLRASGHVLKPLRTEIRDNLLAMLRAGVDPWPGLHGLESTVIPQLERALIAGHDVVLLGERGQGKTRLLRTMIGLLDEWTPVIAGSELGEHPFEPITHASRRRATELGDALPVEWRHRDERYAEKLATPDTSVADLIGDVDPMKVAEGRSLGDPETIHYGLIPRSHRGIVAINELPDLAERIQVAMLNVMEERDIQIRGYVVRLPLDVLVVASANPEDYTNRGRIITPLKDRFGAEIRTHYPLELEDEVAVIRQEADLVAEVPDFLVEVLARFTRNLRESSSVDQRSGVSARFAIAGAETIAAAAIHRASVCHEDVAVARVVDLETAVDVLGGKIEFESGEEGRETEILTHLLRTATAETVRQHFRGIDFALLVDALESGQMVSTGERVTARDFLTGLPVLGESELYDEVCDRLGATNDGERAAAIELALEGLYLARKIGKDSAGTETVYG